The following proteins are encoded in a genomic region of Saccharopolyspora antimicrobica:
- the pknB gene encoding Stk1 family PASTA domain-containing Ser/Thr kinase translates to MTSETRRGRGASLVGAMLERRYRVDALLARGGMSTVYRGLDTRLDRPVAIKVMDAQYSGDRSFVERFEREARAAAKLHNPDIVAVYDQGVDHGTGEEHVFLVMQLVEGCTLRDLIMDRGPLPLATALSVIEPVLSALEAAHRAEMVHRDVKPENVLIGTDGSVKVADFGLVRAAAEAGTTSGSVILGTVAYLSPEQVTTGAADARTDVYAAGIVLYEMLTGRPPYVGDTALSVAYRHVNDDVPPPVEQVPDLPPAINDLVVRATRRDPAQRPQSAEAFLAEVQQARAELGISLAPAPVPESAESTTLMPKITDDDPPTAQIPVVQNAPPPVQPQRTRAMLRPATGDDYTQEMAPVPAAGPAPQRGRGRGRRTVAVWTAIVLVLAALVGGAAFWLGLGSYVDVPKLVGEQEAAAQEALAAVDLSGNVTRENDNNVPEGVVISSNPREGSQVRTGSTVDLVVSLGKPKVPEITEGMPLAEAESLIRNAKLQPKHDESADQFHTTVPEGRVITVDPAPGTPLNISSQVSLIVSKGPPPVPVPDVRGMSRDDAFATLSNAGFEPYELGKEFDADVAADHVISTDPAIGEEVRLVGRPRIGVLLSNAVTVPSFTGGTVEEAQQKAQELGLVLNVTSIFPRDNMRVLTQYPFADSRVEPGSEIHITAF, encoded by the coding sequence ATGACTTCTGAGACACGGCGAGGACGCGGCGCGAGCCTCGTCGGAGCCATGCTCGAACGCCGGTACCGGGTCGACGCGCTGCTCGCCCGCGGTGGCATGTCCACCGTCTACCGGGGCCTGGACACCCGCCTGGACCGGCCGGTGGCGATCAAGGTCATGGACGCGCAGTACTCCGGCGACCGGTCGTTCGTGGAGCGCTTCGAGCGCGAGGCACGGGCCGCGGCCAAGCTGCACAACCCCGACATCGTGGCCGTCTACGACCAGGGCGTGGACCACGGCACCGGTGAGGAGCACGTCTTCCTGGTGATGCAGCTGGTCGAGGGCTGCACGCTGCGCGACCTGATCATGGACCGGGGCCCGTTGCCGCTGGCCACGGCGCTGAGCGTGATCGAGCCGGTGCTCTCCGCTCTGGAAGCCGCGCACCGGGCCGAGATGGTGCACCGCGACGTCAAGCCGGAGAACGTGCTGATCGGCACCGACGGCTCGGTCAAGGTCGCCGACTTCGGGCTGGTCCGCGCGGCCGCCGAGGCGGGCACGACCAGCGGCAGCGTCATCCTCGGCACCGTCGCCTACCTCTCCCCCGAGCAGGTCACCACCGGTGCCGCCGACGCGCGCACCGACGTCTACGCCGCCGGGATCGTGCTCTACGAGATGCTCACCGGCCGGCCGCCCTACGTCGGCGACACCGCGCTCTCGGTGGCCTACCGGCACGTGAACGACGACGTGCCGCCGCCGGTCGAGCAGGTTCCCGACCTCCCGCCTGCCATCAACGACCTGGTGGTGCGCGCCACCCGCCGCGATCCGGCGCAGCGCCCGCAGAGCGCCGAGGCGTTCCTCGCCGAGGTGCAGCAGGCGCGGGCCGAGCTCGGCATCTCGCTGGCCCCGGCGCCGGTGCCGGAGTCCGCCGAGAGCACCACCCTGATGCCCAAGATCACCGACGACGATCCGCCGACGGCGCAGATCCCGGTCGTCCAGAACGCGCCGCCGCCGGTGCAGCCGCAGCGCACCCGGGCGATGCTGCGCCCGGCCACCGGTGACGACTACACGCAGGAGATGGCGCCGGTCCCGGCGGCCGGACCCGCTCCGCAGCGCGGGCGCGGGCGCGGGCGCCGGACCGTCGCGGTGTGGACCGCGATCGTCCTGGTGCTCGCCGCCCTCGTCGGCGGAGCCGCGTTCTGGCTCGGCCTGGGCAGCTACGTCGACGTGCCCAAGCTCGTCGGCGAGCAGGAGGCGGCGGCGCAGGAAGCGCTCGCCGCCGTCGACCTGAGCGGCAACGTGACCAGGGAGAACGACAACAACGTGCCGGAAGGCGTGGTGATCAGCTCGAACCCCCGCGAGGGTTCGCAGGTGCGCACCGGCAGCACCGTCGACCTGGTGGTGTCGCTGGGCAAGCCCAAGGTGCCGGAGATCACCGAGGGCATGCCGCTGGCCGAGGCCGAGAGCCTCATCCGCAACGCGAAGCTGCAGCCGAAGCACGACGAGTCCGCCGACCAGTTCCACACCACCGTGCCGGAGGGCCGGGTCATCACCGTCGACCCGGCGCCGGGCACGCCGCTGAACATCAGCAGCCAGGTGTCGCTGATCGTCAGCAAGGGACCACCGCCGGTCCCGGTGCCCGACGTGCGCGGGATGAGCCGCGACGACGCCTTCGCCACTTTGAGCAACGCCGGATTCGAGCCCTACGAGCTGGGCAAGGAGTTCGACGCCGACGTGGCGGCCGACCACGTCATCAGCACCGATCCGGCGATCGGCGAAGAGGTCCGGCTGGTCGGCAGGCCGCGGATCGGGGTGCTGCTGTCGAACGCGGTGACGGTTCCCAGCTTCACCGGCGGAACCGTCGAGGAAGCGCAGCAGAAGGCGCAGGAGCTCGGGCTGGTCCTCAACGTCACCTCGATCTTCCCGCGGGACAACATGCGGGTCCTGACGCAGTACCCGTTCGCCGATTCGCGCGTCGAGCCGGGAAGCGAGATCCACATAACGGCGTTCTGA
- the mptB gene encoding polyprenol phosphomannose-dependent alpha 1,6 mannosyltransferase MptB: protein MPPSVSTESAPDWSERTNNTTADQATGERRESRPLPLRTIALGAIGSVLLLIGSFGAGGTLVHDPVLGTGPLSVLRYGHGRDVAVTVVYIGFALLVWAWVRLGRGVLAHLVTSRGVLWATVAWLLPMLIAPPLFTRDVYSYLGQGLLALHGLDPYGVGPSTLTGPIPENVHPTWQTTPAPYGPLFMGVAKGVILLAGHDVIASVIVMRLVLLGGLALLIGALPGLVRHLGGRLPVALWLVATSPMTVVHLVGGPHNDMLMIGLLAVGTLLVLEGRHVSGIALVSAAMAIKATAGLALPFLVWIWASRLTGPLWQRFLRAVFPAVGVFAVVFGACTLLAKVGFGWLSALSAPGMIVNYLSAPTAVGQAVHSLVSLFGETNIWPFVGTTRTLGSLLLVAILVWNWWQAREGGPEAIRRAAIVLCFGAFLSPVLLPWYTTWGLALGAAFAWTPRALSYVVGASIALVLAYYPDGEQAMYNWPFVAVGIGAAVLGALSLVRYDPLGLSPAFGSLSRTQSATRR from the coding sequence ATGCCCCCGAGCGTTTCCACCGAGTCGGCACCCGACTGGTCCGAGCGGACCAACAACACGACAGCCGACCAGGCCACCGGCGAACGGCGCGAGAGCCGTCCGCTGCCCTTGCGCACCATCGCACTGGGTGCGATCGGCTCCGTGCTGCTGCTGATCGGTTCCTTCGGCGCGGGCGGAACGCTCGTGCACGACCCGGTCCTCGGCACCGGCCCGCTGTCGGTGCTGCGCTACGGGCACGGCCGCGACGTCGCGGTCACCGTGGTCTACATCGGGTTCGCGCTGCTGGTGTGGGCGTGGGTGCGGCTCGGCCGCGGCGTGCTCGCCCACCTGGTGACCTCCCGCGGCGTGCTGTGGGCGACGGTCGCCTGGCTGCTGCCGATGCTCATCGCCCCGCCGCTGTTCACCCGCGACGTCTACAGCTACCTCGGTCAGGGACTGCTGGCGCTGCACGGCCTCGACCCCTACGGCGTCGGCCCGTCCACGCTCACCGGCCCGATCCCGGAGAACGTGCACCCGACCTGGCAGACCACGCCGGCGCCCTACGGGCCGCTGTTCATGGGCGTGGCCAAGGGCGTGATCCTGCTGGCCGGGCACGACGTCATCGCCAGCGTCATCGTGATGCGACTGGTGCTGCTGGGCGGCCTGGCGCTGCTGATCGGGGCGCTGCCCGGCCTGGTGCGCCACCTCGGCGGCCGGTTGCCGGTCGCGCTGTGGCTGGTCGCGACCAGCCCGATGACCGTGGTGCACCTGGTCGGCGGCCCGCACAACGACATGCTGATGATCGGGCTGCTGGCCGTCGGCACGCTGCTGGTGCTGGAGGGCCGCCACGTCAGCGGCATCGCGCTGGTCTCGGCGGCGATGGCGATCAAGGCCACCGCTGGGCTGGCGCTGCCGTTCCTGGTGTGGATCTGGGCGTCCCGGCTGACCGGCCCGCTGTGGCAGCGGTTCCTGCGCGCGGTGTTCCCCGCGGTCGGGGTGTTCGCGGTGGTCTTCGGGGCGTGCACGCTGCTGGCCAAGGTCGGGTTCGGCTGGCTGTCCGCGCTGTCGGCGCCCGGCATGATCGTCAACTACCTGTCCGCGCCGACAGCCGTGGGCCAGGCGGTGCACAGCCTGGTCTCGCTGTTCGGCGAGACCAACATCTGGCCGTTCGTGGGCACCACCCGCACGCTCGGCTCGCTGCTGCTGGTGGCGATCCTGGTGTGGAACTGGTGGCAGGCCCGCGAAGGCGGCCCGGAGGCGATCCGCCGCGCGGCGATCGTCCTGTGCTTCGGCGCCTTCCTGTCGCCGGTCCTGCTGCCCTGGTACACGACCTGGGGCCTCGCGCTGGGCGCGGCCTTCGCCTGGACGCCGCGCGCCCTGTCCTACGTGGTCGGAGCCTCGATCGCGCTGGTGCTGGCGTACTACCCGGACGGCGAGCAGGCGATGTACAACTGGCCGTTCGTTGCGGTGGGCATCGGCGCGGCCGTGCTCGGCGCGCTGTCCCTGGTCCGCTACGACCCGCTGGGGCTCAGTCCCGCCTTCGGGAGCCTGTCCCGGACGCAGTCCGCAACGCGCCGATAG
- a CDS encoding LysR substrate-binding domain-containing protein: MVSTGGAELAMVFTHGSPEQDPDLVWLALGTEQLRVVLPADSPHRAAVVELAELHDERWIGGCESCTANLVDVCRSAGFDPDIHHGTDDYVVTQALVAAGLGVALLPQLALTAFQDPRVHVAAATPEQDRTLFLVHHRDLAGVTAVEAAIGALRTASGTGSRRRD; this comes from the coding sequence ATGGTGTCCACCGGCGGCGCGGAACTGGCGATGGTCTTCACCCACGGTTCCCCGGAGCAGGACCCGGACCTGGTGTGGCTGGCGCTCGGGACCGAACAGCTCCGCGTGGTCCTGCCCGCCGACAGCCCGCACCGGGCCGCGGTGGTGGAGCTGGCGGAGCTGCACGACGAGCGGTGGATCGGCGGGTGCGAGTCGTGCACCGCGAATCTCGTCGATGTGTGCAGGTCAGCCGGTTTCGATCCGGACATCCACCACGGCACCGACGACTACGTGGTCACCCAGGCGTTGGTGGCGGCTGGGCTGGGGGTCGCGCTGCTGCCGCAACTCGCCCTGACCGCGTTCCAGGATCCCCGGGTCCACGTGGCGGCCGCGACGCCGGAGCAGGACCGCACCCTGTTCCTCGTGCACCACCGGGACCTGGCCGGGGTGACGGCGGTCGAAGCGGCTATCGGCGCGTTGCGGACTGCGTCCGGGACAGGCTCCCGAAGGCGGGACTGA
- a CDS encoding LysR family transcriptional regulator, with protein MDAQRLLVFREIARAGSLGAAARALGWTQPAVSQHLRQLERQAGTALVLRHPRGVRLTEAGQVLARHAEALSARLRAAEEDLAELVELRAGTLRLAAFPSASATLVPAAVTALRAEHPA; from the coding sequence GTGGACGCGCAGCGGTTGTTGGTCTTCCGGGAGATCGCGCGGGCGGGCTCGCTCGGCGCGGCGGCGCGGGCGCTCGGTTGGACCCAGCCCGCGGTCAGCCAGCACCTGCGTCAGCTGGAACGCCAGGCGGGCACTGCCCTGGTGCTGCGCCACCCGCGCGGCGTGCGGCTCACCGAAGCCGGGCAGGTGCTCGCGCGGCACGCCGAGGCGCTCTCCGCCCGGTTGCGCGCGGCGGAGGAGGACTTGGCCGAGCTGGTCGAGTTGCGGGCAGGCACGCTGCGGCTGGCCGCGTTCCCGTCCGCCTCGGCGACCCTGGTCCCGGCAGCGGTCACAGCGCTGCGCGCGGAGCATCCGGCCTGA